CTACCGTTTGCTGCTGGTGGCATCGCCCGCTTATCTGGCGCGACATGGCGTACCGCACTCTGCGGCTGAACTGATGCACCATGCCTGCTTACGCTATCGCTTTAGCGCCACGGGCGCAGTACAGCCCTGGCTGTTTAGCGACGCACTGCATGAGCCGCTGCCGGAAAAGCTGGTATTTACCAATCTGGAAGCGATGATTTCGGCGGCAGTAAGCGGGCTGGGCGTGGTGTCGGTGCCGGATTTTGCTGTGGCGCAGGAGCTTAAAACCGGAACGCTGGTTACCGTACTGGATGACACAACCAGTGGCGGTGGGCAGTTTTCGTTACTTTGGCCGGGTAATCGACATCTTTTGCCTAAGTTGCGGGTATTTATTGATTTTATCCATCAGAATCATCTGCTGGGGGACTAAATAGCTAAAAGAATTTGCAGCCAATATTTAGTTTTTACCTGTAACAAGTAATCCCATTGGCGTCCGGTTAAACGTCGGGTAAAGACTATAAAAAAAGCCGGGCAAGCCCGGCTTTTTGCGCTCTGTCAGATGCTTAGTGTTCAAACATCGCAGAGATGGATTCTTCATTGCTGATACGGCGAATCGCTTCGGCCAGCATGCCAGACAGCGTAAGGGTACGCACGTTTGGCAGGGCTTTGATCTCTTCCGGCAGCGGGATGGTGTCACATACCACAACTTCGTCAATCACCGAGTTGCGCAGGTTTTCCACCGCGTTGCCAGAGAAAATCGGGTGCGTGGCATAGGCAAACACACGTTTTGCACCGCGTTCTTTCAGCGCTTCCGCTGCTTTACACAGCGTACCGCCAGTATCGATCATATCATCAACCAGCACACAGTCACGGCCCGCCACGTCACCGATGATATGCATCACCTGAGACACGTTGGCGCGTGGACGGCGCTTATCGATAATCGCCATATCGGTATCGTTCAGCAGTTTAGCGATAGCACGAGCACGCACCACGCCGCCGATATCCGGAGAAACCACAATCGGATTGACCAGACCGATCTGCAACATATCTTCAAGCAGAATCGGGCTACCAAACACGTTATCAACCGGGACATCAAAGAATCCCTGAATCTGTTCTGCATGCAGGTCCACGGTCAGAACACGGTCAACGCCAACGCTGGAAAGGAAATCCGCAACCACTTTCGCGGTGATCGGCACACGCGCTGAGCGGACACGACGGTCCTGACGCGCATAACCAAAATAGGGAATAACAGCAGTAATACGACCAGCGGAAGCACGACGCAGCGCGTCAACCATTACAACCAGTTCCATCAGGTTATCGTTGGTTGGGGCACAGGTGGACTGGATGATGAAAATATCACCACCGCGTACATTTTCATTAATTTGTACACTGACTTCACCATCACTGAAACGACCGACAGCGGCGTCTCCCAGGCTGGTGTAAAGGCGGTTGGCAATACGTTGTGCTAGTTCCGGCGTAGCGTTACCAGCAAAAAGCTTCATATCAGGCACGAGAAGAACCTCAGGCTTTGCGTCCAGAGAATGAACATAACTGTAATTGGCTACGGGCGCCACAATATTACAGCTGTTTCATACGGGTATGTTAATGCGCCACATGCAGTGTCAGGAACGGGTGACACTGTCACGTAATCGCTTACTGCCCTGAAAGGTTGCGATGCAGCGGTGAGACGTTAACGCCTCGCGCTACAAATCCCCGCAACCAGTTCGGGGCCAGCTCAAGCACCTGGCGGGCAGCGGACTCAGTGTCGAATTCAGCAAACACACAAGCACCGGTTCCAGTCAGGCGCGACGGCGCGTATTCTAGCAGCCAGGAAACGAGCTGTTCAACCTCGCGAAAACGTTTTCTTACTGCTGGTTCACAATCATTGCTAAAAGGTGACTGCATAATGTGCGAAAAAGCGCGTAATGGGGTGTCACGTTTCAGCTCGGGATCGTTGAATACCAGCGGTGTCGGGATGCTAACGCCTGCATGCGCCACCAGATACCATTTTTCTGGCGGATTTACCGGTTGTAACTGTTCACCGACGCCTTCAGCGAAAGCGGCATGGCCTTTTACAAACACCGGCACATCAGCGCCAAGGGTTAATCCCATCGTCGCCAGCTGATCGAGAGTGAAACCGGTCTGCCATAGCTGGTTCAGCGCGACCAGCACCGTGGCGGCGTTTGACGAGCCGCCGCCCAGTCCACCGCCCATCGGTAACTGCTTATCAATGGCGATAGCGGCGCCAGCTTCGCCGGGCAGGGTGCCCGCCTGCGTTGCCTGCTGCATCAGCAGGCGCGCGGCGCGCACGATCAGGTTCTGCTCGTCGGCCACACCGTCGATCGGCGTCAGCAGACGAATAGTCCCGCTGTTATCCGGCGTAATATGCAGCGTGTCGCCGTAATCAAGAAACTGAAACAGCGTCTGCAGATTATGGTAGCCGTCCGCACGACGCCCGGTGATGTAAAGAAACAGGTTAAGTTTTGCCGGAGCAGGCCAGGTGGTGATCATTATTTTACGGTCCAGCTATCCATACGCAGTTTAATGCGCTGCGAACCTTCGCGCAGTTCGAGACTGGCGGGCAGCGCCGGATTAACTTTGCTGTCGTAATCCTGCCAGCTGACTTTCCACTGCTGACCGTTGCGGCTGTAGTTCAGCTCGCGCAGCTGATACTGATCGTTCAGCTGATAATCGGTCGCTTCGCCCGGCAGACCCATCATCCATTTGCGCAGATTTTCCAGCGGAATATCCATGCCGGTCAGCTGTGAAATCATTTTTTCCGCGTCATTGCTGACATAGCGTTTACCGTTGCTATCGACCAGCTGCACCACCGAACCCTGTGCATCCAGCTGTAATTCGGTGCTGCCTAGCGGGTTGGTTAACAGTAAACGGTAGCGATCCGGCGCAGTTTGTTGCCAGTTAAAGCGCGCATAAACTTTTTGCTTATCGGAAAGATAGGCAAAAGCGCCACGCGTCTGGTATTGGGTGATTTTTTCGACACTTTGCTGATGTTGTTGCCACTGTGGAGAGGTAACACTTTGACCAGGACCCTGCGGTTTATTGGCGGTACAGGCTGCC
This is a stretch of genomic DNA from Winslowiella toletana. It encodes these proteins:
- the prs gene encoding ribose-phosphate diphosphokinase is translated as MPDMKLFAGNATPELAQRIANRLYTSLGDAAVGRFSDGEVSVQINENVRGGDIFIIQSTCAPTNDNLMELVVMVDALRRASAGRITAVIPYFGYARQDRRVRSARVPITAKVVADFLSSVGVDRVLTVDLHAEQIQGFFDVPVDNVFGSPILLEDMLQIGLVNPIVVSPDIGGVVRARAIAKLLNDTDMAIIDKRRPRANVSQVMHIIGDVAGRDCVLVDDMIDTGGTLCKAAEALKERGAKRVFAYATHPIFSGNAVENLRNSVIDEVVVCDTIPLPEEIKALPNVRTLTLSGMLAEAIRRISNEESISAMFEH
- the ispE gene encoding 4-(cytidine 5'-diphospho)-2-C-methyl-D-erythritol kinase, with translation MITTWPAPAKLNLFLYITGRRADGYHNLQTLFQFLDYGDTLHITPDNSGTIRLLTPIDGVADEQNLIVRAARLLMQQATQAGTLPGEAGAAIAIDKQLPMGGGLGGGSSNAATVLVALNQLWQTGFTLDQLATMGLTLGADVPVFVKGHAAFAEGVGEQLQPVNPPEKWYLVAHAGVSIPTPLVFNDPELKRDTPLRAFSHIMQSPFSNDCEPAVRKRFREVEQLVSWLLEYAPSRLTGTGACVFAEFDTESAARQVLELAPNWLRGFVARGVNVSPLHRNLSGQ
- the lolB gene encoding lipoprotein insertase outer membrane protein LolB, encoding MYVRKPRLMRLLPLAGLLLAACTANKPQGPGQSVTSPQWQQHQQSVEKITQYQTRGAFAYLSDKQKVYARFNWQQTAPDRYRLLLTNPLGSTELQLDAQGSVVQLVDSNGKRYVSNDAEKMISQLTGMDIPLENLRKWMMGLPGEATDYQLNDQYQLRELNYSRNGQQWKVSWQDYDSKVNPALPASLELREGSQRIKLRMDSWTVK